The stretch of DNA tgctacttacatggaattcactctctATCAGATGGatatcaagagtgccttcctcaatggctatctaaagtaACAAGTGTTTGTCAAGGAACCTCTGGGATTTGAAAGCAAGGAACTTCTTGATCATGTGTACAAGATTaacaaggcactttatgggctcaagcaggctccaagagcatggtatgaaagattgtcaaaattcttgcttgagcatggttacaagagaggtaaaattgacaatactttgttcttgaaagaaaaaggtaaacatctcttggtagttcagatatatattgatgatataatctttggagcactACTGAtaggttaagtaaagaatttgctaaactaatgagcagtgaatttgaaatgagtatgatgggtgagcttaatttctttttaggcttacaagttaaacaaaattcaaatggaactatgatccatcaacaAAAGTTTGTGAAAGAGttacttaaaaggtttaaaatagaagattccaatgaaattgacactcctatagcTACAGCTACAAAATTAGATATAGATAAACCTGGTTCACCTGTTGATCAGTAGATGTATAagggaatgattggctctttaTTGTATCTCACTACTAGTAGACTTGATATTGTTTTCAGTGTTGgtctttgtgctagatttcaggcaaatccaaaaggagtctcacttgactgttgtcaaaaggatcttgagatacctaaaagcaCCACTGACTtgtgtctatggtatccaaaaggtagtaatttcagcctagtgggatatgttgatgctgattatgtaggttttcttgtggatagaaaaaGAACCTCAGGTATGGCaaactttcttggctcatgtcttgtgtcttgggccaccaaaaagaaatattttgtggCCTTGTCTACTGCTGATGTTGAGTATGTGGCTGCttcctcatgttgtgctcaattgttgtggatcaaacaacaattaatggactatggaattgatgtaggttgtatccccatcttttgtaACAACaccagtgcaattagtatgaccaggAACCCGattcatcacaaaagaactaagcatatagatgttaggcatcactttttgagggacaactatgaaaaaggtttgatcactgtggaatttttgctactgacaagcaaatagctgacatcttcacaaaagctctaagtagagatcactttgaaaggaatagGTTAGAATTatggatgattaagatcacctaaaaggaaccagttctaactcaatAATTGGTTAGacaatttgtgaattttgtaaataattagattagattttgcttaGTCTCATACTTTCACTAGTATACTTTTGTGCCTTGTGCTAAAAtgtctcattaatctctaatgatattatttttattttcttagaaAATTCAGActaacacaagagaattctcagtgaagaacctagttcatcaagattacatggTATGTACTTTCCACTcagcatattttgaaataattgtaTTTGGATCATGATCAAAAGGAGAGTCCTATTTAATCCCAACCTCCCTCAAGCTTATCTGTCACAAAAAGAACTTGTTTTACCCAAAGATAGTCTCTAGCGCCATAATTGTCTAGAATCTAGTGAAGTCTCTAACGTCTTTTCAAAATGACTCCCAGTATGATTAGACTCCTGAGCTTCTGAAAAGTTACCGTTACCCATATAAACTCTCCCTCTTTAAATTGATTTGGCCTTAGCCGTTTCTTCACTTCTAATTTCCAGCCGCCAAATAATTCTATCTTCTCTCGTCTTCTCAGcatacaaacacacacacacacacacacacacacacatactctTCTTCTACCATCATCAATGGCAAACCtttctgaaaatccctcatcaCCACCTAAAGAATCCACACCCATACCTTCAACTGCACCCTCAACCACACCTATCTCTAAGAAAAGAAGGATCAACAGGCTTCCTTCCAAGAACATCGCTTATAgtgaacaaatcaagaaaataaatggACAATTGAAAGCAAGCCAGGCAAAGGAACCCCAAAAATCTGAAGAATCCTTTAATTCTGCAACTGAAGGGGAAGAAACTATTTCATCTGAAACAGAGCAGGTAACATCTGGTCCTAAGATTACATCTGGGGAAATTTCTGGGTTGCTGAGAATCTGGAGAATAGGTTTGTTCTGGTGGGAACTATTACTGGGGTTGAAactggtggtaaaaataaaaagagaaaagtaaAAGAGAGTGAGGGTTCTCAAGGTGATGTGAGGGGAAAGGGAAAACAAGGAGTGGTTGAATCTTCACCTATTCCTGTTGAGTTGATTGAGGAGACTGAGGTTATGCTGTTATGGAGTGAGGATGCTGCTGAGAAGGAAGAAATTTGGAAAGAGGAAGGGGGTAGTGGGTCTGGAGATGCTAGTGCAGCTGAGGGGTTGGTTAGGTTGAGGAAGAGGTTCCAAGAACCTGTTCCATCTGTGCAGGAACCTCTCGAAAACCTGCTTAAACGGGTGTCTGACAGCTAGAATCCGAAAAAGAAGAAGAGTTCAGGAGTTACAATCCCCGAAACTGCTAGGGCAAAAAATAAGAGAAATGCTGTCTATTCTATCCCTGTAGAGACTGCTCCTACTAG from Nicotiana tomentosiformis chromosome 11, ASM39032v3, whole genome shotgun sequence encodes:
- the LOC138901083 gene encoding secreted RxLR effector protein 161-like, which gives rise to MYKGMIGSLLYLTTSRLDIVFSVGLCARFQANPKGVSLDCCQKDLEIPKSTTDLCLWYPKGSNFSLVGYVDADYVGFLVDRKRTSGMANFLGSCLVSWATKKKYFVALSTADVEYVAASSCCAQLLWIKQQLMDYGIDKIQTNTREFSVKNLVHQDYMYD